In Candidatus Zixiibacteriota bacterium, the sequence GCCGGCTTTCTTGATGTGCTCGACGGCAAGGTGGCCCGCCTGAGCGGGTCGACCTCGCGATTCGGCATCGAACTCGACTCGCTGGCCGACTTCCTGTCGTTCGGCGTCGCCCCCGCCGTCATCGTCTATGTCATCAAGCTTCACGAACTGGGCGAGTGGCGGTGGATTCTCTCTGTCGTCTTCATTATTGCCGCCGCCTACCGTTTGGCGCGATTCAACGTCCTCGCCGACACCGAGGAGAAAAAGGACTTTCTCGGTTTGCCCGTTCCGATGGCGGCGGTCGGTCTGGTGTCCTTTGTCATCTTCTGCTGGTACATCTGGGGGAAGCTCGAGTACTCCGAGTGGCTGATCACGATGATCGTGCTGTTTGCCTTCCTGATGGTGTCCCAGGTGTCCTACGACGCCTTCCCGGACCGTTTCACCAGCCCTCGCGACCGGGTCAAGCTTGCCGTCACAATTCTCGCGGGACTGGCCATCGCGCTGAATCCCAGACTCCTGTTGTTTCCGTTTGTGGCGTTGTATATATTGTACGGCATGACTCGAGAGGGTTTTCGACTTTTCAATGCCGGGGTCGGTCGTGTAACCGGACGGCCTTTTCGACCCGGCAGAACGAAACAGGATGACACCGATGACGAGCAGTAAAAAGGCAACCGTGTATGTGCGCCTCAAAGACGGCGTGCTCGATCCGCAGGGAGTGACGATCCAGAAGGCGCTTGCCCAGATGGGCTACGATGACTTCCTGTCGGTCCGCACCGGCAAGTTCTTTGAACTTGAAGTGAGCGCCGGGGCGAAAGATATCGATAGGAAGATCGACGAGGTGTGCTCGAAGCTGCTCGCAAACCCCGTGATCGAGGCCTTCGAGGTAAAAAAGTAGTATGAAAGTCGGCGTCGTTACATTTCCCGGCTCCAACTGCGATTATGATGCCTACGCCGCCATCCGGCATATACTGGGTGAGCATGTGGAGTTCCTCTGGCACAAGTCTGAAGATCTGGCGGGCTCCGACCTCGTCATCCTCCCGGGCGGATTTTCCTACGGTGACTACCTGAGGGCGGGCGCAATCGCCCGGTTTTCTCCCATCATGAAGAAGGTCATCGACTTTGCCAGAGGCGGCGGACTGGTTGCCGGCATCTGCAACGGATTCCAGGTTCTCACCGAGTCCGGACTGCTGCCGGGCGCTCTTATCCGCAACCGGTCACTGCGATTCAGCTGCAAATACGTTACGCTTCGGGTGGAAAACACCGCTACGCCGTTTACCGGCGCGTGCCGCAAAGGTGAACTGCTCCGTATTCCGATC encodes:
- the pssA gene encoding CDP-diacylglycerol--serine O-phosphatidyltransferase, coding for MQVNREMFPGIFTMGNVVCGFFAILSAFDGKITTACWFVLLAGFLDVLDGKVARLSGSTSRFGIELDSLADFLSFGVAPAVIVYVIKLHELGEWRWILSVVFIIAAAYRLARFNVLADTEEKKDFLGLPVPMAAVGLVSFVIFCWYIWGKLEYSEWLITMIVLFAFLMVSQVSYDAFPDRFTSPRDRVKLAVTILAGLAIALNPRLLLFPFVALYILYGMTREGFRLFNAGVGRVTGRPFRPGRTKQDDTDDEQ
- the purS gene encoding phosphoribosylformylglycinamidine synthase subunit PurS, producing the protein MTSSKKATVYVRLKDGVLDPQGVTIQKALAQMGYDDFLSVRTGKFFELEVSAGAKDIDRKIDEVCSKLLANPVIEAFEVKK
- the purQ gene encoding phosphoribosylformylglycinamidine synthase subunit PurQ → MKVGVVTFPGSNCDYDAYAAIRHILGEHVEFLWHKSEDLAGSDLVILPGGFSYGDYLRAGAIARFSPIMKKVIDFARGGGLVAGICNGFQVLTESGLLPGALIRNRSLRFSCKYVTLRVENTATPFTGACRKGELLRIPIAHGEGNYYNFDGDIRQLEDAGRVVFRYVDAQGSVTDDANPNGSVNNIAGIVNADGNVLGMMPHPERAVESILGSRDGLRIFESVRAAVPALNPVGD